The sequence CTTACCACCGCAGTTCTGGCTAACTCCTCATGTGGTACTAGCTAGTACACTTCAGCAACAGTAAAAAGTACCTGTAGTGTGCACTGCAGCAGAGTTCCACCCAGTGTTGGTGATCACATCACAGCCCATCGATCCATGGCAAACATGCATTTGGACTCAACAGCAGCATGTGTGATGTGTCAAAAAAAATGGTTCAAAAGAGAGACTGTATGAGTATCCGAAActaaagggaaaagaaaaggtaaaggaAATTGCAGAGTCCAGAAGCAGGCCTTTTGCTTTTTTCCCTGCCTTGGCCCCTTCCCTTGAGAAAACAAGAAGTCAAAGCAATCTTAGGCATCTCCATATCATCTATCTATAAGCTGTACACCTAACCAAAAATCCTATAGAGCAGGAGAGAGATATGATGCAGTAAGTTACTTGCGCTTTATCTATCTCTCTCCAGCCATGCATCAACTACTTAACTATCTTCAACGACTTTCCTTTATAAATCATGTTCTCTTTATAAAGGAATTTTCGTTCCCTTATACGTTTTAATATCTTTCTTTTATAATTcactttataaaaatatttttttctcattttacttcacaaatttcttcaaaaaaaactactgaagatgagaaaaaaaataaagagtatataaacagaaagagaaataaaaaaaacaaaataaagagaataaagttaAAGATGGtgtataaaaaaaaactgcacTGCGGCAGCTCACAATATTAACATATCTCCTTCCTACTGGTACTGCAAGAAAAGCTAGAGGGAGGTAAATAAAGAAACAGGGAGGCcaatgcatcatgcatgcaccaGAAACACTGTTGTACCAGTACACGCAGGTCATCAGTTGAGAGCAAGGACAAAGCCTTCCGCAACAAAAAGGCGACACAATCCTCTCTCTCCCAGGTCCCAACTTATGAGCAGGGCAGGCAGGGCAGTCGAAACAACGCCCTTTTAATTAGAGCCAACAGCCAAGCATCGCCTTTTGATTAGATTACTAGTGGAGTACTAGCGCTAGAAGCTGGGATAGCAAAGTGCAGAGGACTAGCTAGCTAATGAGCATGTGTAATCATCGTAGGAGTAGTAGAGTAGTACTATTAGCAGCAGCCAAGCAAGTAGTACTCACAATGGAGAGGGAGGGACAGACAATGGAGTCCTTTTCCAGACAAGTAGTTTTTGTTGGCTTGTGCGTAATCCGGTGGACCACCAATCTCCGTCCATATCCTAACCTCCCATGTGCATTGCATTGTATTACATTGCATTCTGTTCGCAGTAGAAAAATCCCTTATCCATCCTGCATCTCAACTATACTGTACTGTACTGTACTGCAGTACCATTTTTTGTACCTCTCTCTTTCCCAAtctcactctctctcgagaTCACTCATGAGAAAGatggagccaaaaaaaaaaaaaagtttctcAATTCAGGAATCCACTTTGGCACCTTGCAATGCACAATATATATCCGATGCTCATAACACAAGGAGTAAGTAGCAAGTAAGTATACTTCCAGAAATCTAATGAAAATGCAGTAGCATGGGGGGAGGGGAATTTCTTCTCCGAGCTGGAAAttgttcatttcatttcatttgaTCGATTCAGAATGTTGTTTCATTCCTCAGTCTTCCCGCCGACATTCTCCAATTCGGAAGAAGTTTTGAAATCCGCACAGCTCCTGCTCGGCATCTCGTCTCCTCGAAATCCACCCACTCGGccccttaaaaaaataaaaaatccacaCTCGCATGCCGAAAAGAAGAGCTACCCAATTCATTTTGTTTCGTTTCAGCAGGATGATTAGGAGGGCATTTCGGGAAGACACGCTCGACgccggccgtcgccgccgccgccgccgggggaTACCAGCTTTCACCTTCACCATGCTGGAGGGTTGGACTGGACCGCGCGTATTTACTAATATGCCCCCGTAACCCACCGCAGGAACCGGTAGAACGACGCGCTGctctcctccgcctcccgccgccgctgTGGCGCCGGGACCGCGCCGCCGTCCATGTCCCACCACCACTCCGCCGTCGCGGAAGCCGTCACGGTCCCGGCGTCGTACCGGCTGCTCCAGCGCTCGCTGCTCCACCGGCTGCTCCACCGGTTGCTCCACCTGCTGCTCCACCTCTGCTCCGCCGACCTGAACGACGCCGTCGGGGTCACGCCCACGGACGACGACGGCTGGCCGCGTTCCACCGAGGCGAGCTGGTGCTGCTGCTGGCTCGGCGGCTCGCTGGACCCGGCGGCGGCCCTCGGACTGGGCTTCAGCACGACCTGGAGCTCGTCCTCCACGAGGTACTCCGACTGCGAGTTGGGGAGGTCGCTGGGGAGCGGGTACGCGCGGGCCGCGCCGTCGGGGTTGGACCGGCGGCTACTGACGCTGCCGAGCTCCacgcggaggagctcggggagcGGCGGGTGGGGCAGCGCGATGGAGGCCCGGCAGAGCGGGCAGGACGGGTTGCCGCGCAGCCACGGGTCCACGCAGCGGGAGTGGAAGGCGTGGCGGCACGCCGGGAGGAGGCGgagctcgtcgtcgtcgcggaACGCGCTCTGGCAGACTGCGCAGTCCCTCGAAGACTTGGGCACCGCGGCGAGCGACGACGCCAGCGTGAACAGCGGCAGCCGCGAGATAAGCCGCTCGGCCTCCGCCTCCTTTTCCGCTGCCGCCTTCCCTCCTCCCTGGTCGGCGGgcgccacggccgccgccgacACCCCCGCCGCGGGGCGCACCAcgagcgggagcggcggcgccTGCCCGGACGAAGCGGATGACCCCGCCGGCGCCACGTGGCGGCAGAGGTGGCGGATGAAGTAGTGGATGGACAGCGACGCCAGCAGCATCACCACCACGATGACCGCGATGATGAGGATGCTCGGCGAGATGCCCGCCACGCTCCCGCTCCGGCCCGCACTCCCTCGCGCATCCCCCCTGtccacgccgccgcctccgcctccgcccccgTCTTCCGCCATCCGCGGCACCACCGGCACCCTCCGCTCCAGCAGCGCCTGCGGCGGGACGGCCGCAGTAGAAGCCATCAACTTCTTGTACCCTCTCCCCCCACCCCTACTGGTGTGATGACGAGCCGAAGTGTGACGGCGTCGTGCTGTTGCTGCTTGTCCGTGGCTTACGAGTGTGGTTTTGTCCGGTGCCGGCGCtgccggtggcggtggcggcttgCCATTTATACTTGTGCCGGGAAATTTGTCCAGGGGGATCGCTTCGCTGTCTTAGgaggatgggatgggatgggagtGGACCAGTGTTGACGTTGATTCCCGTTTAAATAAATTAATCTTTTTTATTGAACAAATAGCAAATATCAGATTGCTGCAAGTATTTTAGTATAGGTAGTGTTAGATTTTCACAATTGCGATGTCTGGGGCCCGAAGATTTAGCTCCGTTGAATTCTTCTGCCCCTCGTTTTTCTTTTGGTTAAAAAATATCTCTAGATTGTTCCTTGTAGATTATAAAAGAGTGATGGGTGGGCATTCTCTATTTTTTGGGAAAAGTAAAGTTTCAATCATGTTACACTACACAAATGCCAATTAATTGATACGGGCAACTAAAAAAATGATTTGATTTTGCTGGAAATTGCTATAGGTAATTTCATCAAacattatttatatttaaaaaaatacttagCAAATACTGCTGGCACACATACCCCTCCTTTGAAACACGGGCGGCATATTGTATTTTGCTGAAGGACATTGGACAAGTAGTGCCATTTTTCTCGTTTGTCTTTATATAATCAAGTTTGCCCAAATGAAAAGTCGAGATATTTTGCCAAAAATAAGCTTAAAATTACTCCGCTAAAAAAATGTAGGTGAAACTTACCAATCCATCGATCCATGACAGCATGCATGGTTCCATTTTCGGAACCGTGCAAAGCGTACTCCATATACGTGTCTAGCTAGGGAAGATTCAACGGGTGTGCATGCGTCAGGACAGGGGCGGATCCATGGTTTGGAGGGGTTCACCCTTCTACTGCTTCACAGTTAATAGAGTCTTTTTTTATGtataagaaagagaaagaaaaaaagagagagaagaaccGAAAGAGGTGCATAAGCCTCTTACATGCCTCCTTCGCATTCGCCACTGTATGGCAATGCTCATTACTCGTGCACCATCTTAAGTCTTTTAAAACCGACTGAAATTTTCAAATGCACGTGTCACTGAAATGCAGCAAGCGTTCGATCAATACACAAGTAACACACAGGTGCTGTGAAAATACAATTGTAGGTGGAGGCAATCGAAGCCGGGAAAGATATTATATGAGACTTTTTACCGAaagatttttataatattttaatcTATACTGTCCTTTTTATTCAACGAAACTGAGATGAAAGGGAAACACATAATATACATAAGAAATCTCTCTATGAAACCGAATCTCGTAAAATTTATTTCCATCTAAGCGGTGTCACAGTGCAAAAGTGTGCAGAATCAGAATAGCAGCAGTGCACGCAAGGAAATACCCTCTCTTTTTCAGGGACAGAGAGCGATTGCGAATTGCGATTCCTTCCAAATTACGATTTGGTGTGCGAGGGAGTGACTCATGGCGGGCTTTTTGTCCGCGTAGCCGCGCGTGGGCCTTCCTCCTAGCGGCTGCCGGGGGCCCACCTGCGATCGATTGGTTTGCTGGCTGCACAGGAGGAATAGGAATAGGAATAGGATCCGATTCCAAGTCCTACACAGcacttgcttttcttttccGTGACCCGCATTTGGTTGGAGAGAGAGATGACTACTTGACTAGACTGTATGTGTATGACAATGTGGGGCCCTAGCCCGGTCTGATTGCACTAGCGTACATACAGTATGACTGTTGCTACGACTATGGGAGTAACAAGTACTCCAATATATAGCGTCTGTTAGTAGATGAGCAAATTTGTACCGACGGATTTCCTTTATAGCATGCAATCATGAATCATTGATCAACTAAATCATAAGGTTAGTTAGCATTTttgagcatcaagaaagtagagttctatTTTACTAGAATATTCACAGCAATTTATATGGACGTACATTAATTACAACATAATATtatttatatgctgcaatttaTTAGTTAAAGGAGTTCATAAAAGTTATTACAGTACGGAAATACTTTAGGTATGACGCCAATATCTTTAAATCAGATTTtactataaaattaataatatgacaagcacaacatcaatgtaacaagaaagattcaatATATCTACTAAATAATGGAGTAAGGATTTTCATTTATCTAGAGTTTGCACTagtattatctaaagtgatagaaaatatttactTATGAGtcaaaagttttcaactacttaagatattttttttataatattttttatcggTACGTGAGTTATCAATCAATCGAAAATATATTATTCTATTTCtagttcccaatcattattaataaaataagcAACTACAATAAAATAATCATCTCCACTCATTCGCTTACAAGTTGTGGTGAGCATATTCTGTTCCACATGAGGACtttacaaataatttatttttataaatataacacctagcatacctaaTACTTACCTCATCTTCCTCGGTATAGATTCTTTCAAAACATTAAATAACTTTGGATGTAGTgacttttaatcttttttagcAGATGCTTGTTAAGACGTGTGCACTGTGTAGAACCTGATGATAAAAGTGCATGTGTAGCAGTTGAAGGTTTACCGTCGAGTCCTTCTGCATCTGTAACATTGCTATTAAAGGGGCTGTAGTACCATGAGAGTTctcgaagaaaaaaatcatgatcaatgAATGTATCATGATGATCACCGTCTACGATGAATGTTGAATGacactacattttttttttaatatttgaagttagaaaaaagaaataataaCATTACAAAGAAGGGAAGAAACGAGAAAGAACATTAATGCAAAAAATCACTGAGATTTCTTTAAAAAGTAGGATGACAATAttggtttttttaatttttagcaacaattcaaaccaattttgctaaattatcgtattttctcaagaactttgagagaAGAATGAGAGCAGAAAATAAGAGAGCAAAtgttgttgctggtgtggaatagGAGAGTAGGAtgatgctctatttataggtaaaaataatgatttttgcaaaataattcaatttttttagccTAAACGGTAAAAACCGACTAgttattttgaaatttttaggTAAACAGGCTGGACACGACCCATTTAACCCGTGCCTCCGTAGGATATCATAGGTTAACGACTCTAAATAGGCTGGTAGTGCTGAGCGAGGTCTTACTGTGTCTAACCACACGAACAGCTATAAATGGGTCGGCCGTGCCTAACTGTGCCATGTCGGAGCCGGACAGTGCACGTGTCGTGCTGGCTTAGCCGGGTTAGATAGTGCTGAGATCTCGGTCTAGATCCGGCCCACTTAACCAGCTTTTATCTGAACGAGCAACAAGATCTGTTGTTTAATATCTACCGTTTTTACATGTTACATGTATTCTATGTGCATCTTTGACATATATAACTCTTTTtatctaacataattattttaACCAAAATTGTTTATTAAAAACTGTGTTAATATCttaatagatttatatttaGGAACCGAAGTAGTACCTTTTGGAGTGCCCCAACCCCACACTAGCTACTATATCGATCGGCACCTAGTGTAACTGACATTGGGTCGGCATGCATGCATAATGCATCAACAGCCAGTCCTACTCCAGTGATCCTGTCCAGCGCACAGGAAAAGAATATATGTAGGAAAAAATCGATCGCTTGGCATCATATCATGGATTCATGATCGTGGATGCTGCTGCATGCATATGGTGTGGTGGTTTCCCTTCTTCTTGCATGCTAAGCATATATCTCCTCTGCCTCGCACCGAAAAGCATTTTTCtttgcttttattttctttttggagtGATCTCACTTTGCTCACTAGCAACCACGCAAGTAAAATCTATAATACTatggtagaaaaaaaaattcaaaataataataattggaAAACAAAAGCTAATGATGCACCTTATAAtagaagaaaataatagtacattaatatttttttaatatgaatagtatttattaattgtaggtTTTTAAATTGTTTAAAAATTTCTAAATAATTGAGGGGAGAAGAGACGAGAACTAACTATGATTATACACTATTTGATCGTATAAAATATACGATAGAGATTATTTAAATCTATCACAGCTCGTTCATTTTATAGAAttatagattaaaaaaacaagTGAAACGATAGATAGCGCAACAGGTTTGGATCACGTCCGATTTGATTCTCGATCGATCGGCTTTGGAACCAAGCGCATCATGCGAATTACACGTCTTTGATTGAATTCGCTTCTCCTTTGACGCTTTTTCGATTCTGCGCCTAACTTATGCTGTTAGTAATAATACATAAAGCAGCAGTATTCCCTGCTCCAATTGTCTTTCGCTATCGCTCCTTTACCGGATGAAGACAGACAGACGGTGCTTTTGTCTTGAGCCCCCCTAGAACAGAACCATCACACACTACACAATGACGACTCTGCCAAACCTGAACATCTAGAGGAATCAGATCCTGTGTCTTATTAAAATCATGGTGCTACATGCATGCGCCGTGGATTGCCACCATAACATTAGGATATAGAAAACACAGGGCACACGTACACTGTTCTAGTTGAATCGATGGTATGCATATGAAAATAATCACAAAAACTGATGAAGAGGATCGGCCCAGTCGAACTTTCTTCGACCATCTGGGGATCGACAACGTAAAAGACCCGCTGAAAAAACTTGATGTGACCAGGACAGTTCGACTCTGTTCCTGGATCGGTGTAAACTGTTTAAGTCGTCAGAGGACGTCCTTTCCTGTCCGATCCTTTTATTTGTGTGAACTACTACCAGTACGGTCTAACTCGTCGTCTTCCCTTCTTTGCTGCAGCGACGATGGTTTCAGCCCAACAGAAATACATGCTGCTATGGCGGTGAAAGTGCAAAACATTTCACTGGTTTGGGTGGAACATATGATACACTGGCATGAGATACAGGTTCTGGAGCCGAGAAGCAGTGCAGTTGtgcaaggaagaagagaaggcgCACTGATTTTCTGACACTGcccatgcagcagcagcagaagctaGTGCCTGATGAAAAACCTAGCTCACGAGATTTGGTGCCAACAACTTCGCCATCCATCCATGTAGAGATGCTGTGCTATTCTTGTTAAAGAGGATGGAAGACGTATAGTTAAATCACTCCACCAGATTAAATAGCCTTATATACATACGATGGAAGTGACACGACGCTAATGGGTGGAGCATTACATTTTGTTTAGATGTTTTTGGAGCATATCATGGGGTGAGAAAAGGCAACCTTAATCGGGATCGAATAAAACTTTACTTGAAATATACATTTTTTGCACTGACCAGCCATAAGCCAGTCCGGTAGCCATGTATTTTCAGAGCAGCTCGacagaaagagaagaagaaaacgaAGTGTCTTTCCTTCATTACTTGTCGGTGAACACTCACATAGTCACAGTAGCACTACTGATGATCTGAGTACTTAAAAGAACACCATACCGATTTTCTCCATAAGAACAAGACTACTATCTGTCTGGATCCGGATCCCTAACTACTGTAGCAGTAACTCGCGCTCAACAACGGCTCACATGGGAGTAGGTGAAGTCAGGGATCCCGATACCTATCTGCCTTTGTTTCTGCGTGCTTTGTTTCTTTGACAGACCAGAACACCATGCAGTTGCAGAATTCTTGCTGGGCATAACTGCAGCTTGGCAGTACACAAGACTAGAGTGCAGTAAGGCCGGCAATCTGTTGATGGAGAGTCTGCAAGTGAGATCTCTTTCAGTTCAGCTAATTTACAACCTTGGCCAAACTTGCAATGGAGGAAGCGGTCCAACTAAGTTTGTGGCATCCCTGCGCGGGGTGCTGTCCAGTAGAGCCAGCCAAGGGGATCGGAAGGCAATGCGGTTGGGAACTGACAACAATGAGCAATGACATGTTTTATGGATGGGTATTTTGTTTCTCGAATCTGCAAGAGTACTGCATATCTTTGTATTAGAGAAGAAGTAAAGAGTTTGAAATATTACAACACCTAGTGTCACCGCACTCACGCACACACCTCACATAAATGAATTTATACTAGACGAAACAACCCACAAAATAGGAACTATACTACTCCAGATGTAGACAACCGAGGGCCGAAGCACCGGCCAAGGCCCAAATATCTGCCTCCTGCCTGATCTTCGAGAGCAACTGATGGACCTGCAATGTTTGCCGATTGAAGACCCTTGCGTTTCGCTCTTTCCATACGTGCCATACAATCAACATGATCAAAATGTCGACGCCTTTCTTCTTCAGCCGCGGGAGATGAACACTAGATCGAAGCCACCAATCCTGCATCAGACATGCTCATGTCGAGAGCAGAGTATATCACCCACCACACTTGCTTCGTGTAGGGGCAGGAGACAAAGATGTGGTCGCTAGATTCTTGCTCTTGGTCGCACAAGGCGCAAATAGCCTGTGCATCAAAGCTATGTCTCAACCGATGGTCCGCAATCCACAATCAGCGACAAAAAACCAACCAGATGAA is a genomic window of Phragmites australis chromosome 24, lpPhrAust1.1, whole genome shotgun sequence containing:
- the LOC133907882 gene encoding E3 ubiquitin-protein ligase ATL31-like is translated as MASTAAVPPQALLERRVPVVPRMAEDGGGGGGGGVDRGDARGSAGRSGSVAGISPSILIIAVIVVVMLLASLSIHYFIRHLCRHVAPAGSSASSGQAPPLPLVVRPAAGVSAAAVAPADQGGGKAAAEKEAEAERLISRLPLFTLASSLAAVPKSSRDCAVCQSAFRDDDELRLLPACRHAFHSRCVDPWLRGNPSCPLCRASIALPHPPLPELLRVELGSVSSRRSNPDGAARAYPLPSDLPNSQSEYLVEDELQVVLKPSPRAAAGSSEPPSQQQHQLASVERGQPSSSVGVTPTASFRSAEQRWSSRWSNRWSSRWSSERWSSRYDAGTVTASATAEWWWDMDGGAVPAPQRRREAEESSASFYRFLRWVTGAY